A genome region from Staphylococcus capitis subsp. capitis includes the following:
- a CDS encoding T3SS effector HopA1 family protein, producing MTEKVTTLEDLALKIEFETDLNKVKIDNETYDEVFENQKSKLKQWLYSMLHTGNLNNQVKQSSKTFNDLNQQIASSIKDPGIRIETSTQIFNGQTYHVIQGLRIKEEITEDNSIVIPCSRPNLTPGFFMFVHTNNGLHINKVTRHYIYADEPQYAIELWSKCVNELVEKNVSFSAKILSSSDSYPRNDALVFYSSEDKDRVEKVLIKYVEKSPIKIKEGSQLASQLTYNLYTAEEPIQTNDIQQSFGEHRCSAIVDAIQDYFITGASFKLLLKQRFIANQIDINDVSKNVVK from the coding sequence ATGACAGAAAAAGTGACTACGTTAGAAGATTTAGCACTCAAAATAGAATTTGAAACAGATTTAAACAAAGTTAAAATAGATAACGAAACATATGATGAGGTATTTGAAAATCAAAAAAGTAAGTTAAAACAATGGCTATATTCGATGTTACATACTGGAAATTTGAATAATCAAGTCAAGCAATCATCAAAAACATTCAATGATTTGAATCAGCAAATTGCCAGTAGTATTAAAGACCCTGGGATTCGAATTGAGACGAGTACTCAAATATTCAACGGTCAAACTTATCATGTTATACAGGGACTTCGAATCAAAGAGGAAATAACTGAAGATAATAGTATTGTTATACCTTGTTCTAGACCTAATTTGACTCCTGGGTTTTTTATGTTCGTACATACTAATAATGGTTTACATATAAATAAGGTTACACGACATTATATTTATGCAGATGAGCCTCAATATGCTATAGAGTTATGGAGTAAATGTGTTAATGAGTTAGTTGAAAAAAACGTGAGCTTTTCTGCTAAAATATTGTCCTCCTCTGATAGTTATCCTAGAAATGACGCACTCGTGTTTTATAGTAGTGAAGATAAAGATAGGGTTGAAAAAGTATTAATTAAATACGTTGAAAAGTCTCCTATAAAAATTAAAGAAGGCTCTCAACTTGCGAGTCAATTAACTTACAATCTCTATACAGCTGAAGAACCTATTCAAACCAATGATATACAACAGAGCTTTGGTGAACATCGTTGTAGCGCTATAGTAGATGCTATTCAAGACTACTTTATTACAGGTGCATCCTTCAAATTGTTACTAAAGCAAAGATTCATTGCGAATCAGATAGATATTAATGATGTGTCTAAAAATGTAGTGAAGTGA
- a CDS encoding response regulator transcription factor, protein MKSTLLVVEDDEAILHLIDVALTMNYYKVIKAKTGREADFRIRTEHPDIILLDLGLPDIDGLSLIKRLRECVDTPIIVISARTEEETIVKALDYGANDYMTKPFNIDELQARIRVALRVTKRPDTMQNNFENGPLIIDFSGNSVYMMGRAIHLTPYEFQLLEILSQHVGKVLTYQVLLKALFGYVNKCDMSSLRVHMASLRKKLNNSDTTYEGNMKKLIITHPRIGYQMQHLE, encoded by the coding sequence ATGAAATCTACACTTTTAGTTGTTGAAGATGATGAAGCAATTTTACATTTAATCGATGTCGCATTAACTATGAATTACTATAAAGTAATCAAAGCGAAAACAGGTAGAGAAGCAGACTTCCGCATTCGAACAGAACATCCAGATATTATATTACTCGATTTAGGATTGCCAGATATTGATGGACTTTCTTTAATTAAACGATTAAGAGAATGTGTGGATACTCCTATTATCGTTATTAGTGCACGAACGGAAGAGGAAACAATAGTTAAGGCTTTAGACTATGGCGCAAACGATTATATGACTAAACCCTTTAATATTGATGAATTACAAGCACGTATAAGAGTGGCACTTCGTGTAACGAAACGACCTGATACGATGCAGAATAACTTTGAGAACGGTCCACTAATTATTGATTTTAGTGGTAATTCTGTGTATATGATGGGACGAGCTATCCACTTAACACCCTATGAATTCCAATTATTAGAGATTTTAAGTCAGCATGTGGGTAAAGTATTAACATACCAAGTTTTATTAAAAGCACTATTTGGATACGTCAATAAGTGTGACATGTCGTCATTACGAGTTCATATGGCCTCGTTGCGGAAGAAGCTTAATAACAGTGATACGACGTATGAGGGTAATATGAAAAAGCTCATTATCACCCACCCAAGAATTGGTTATCAAATGCAACATTTGGAGTGA
- a CDS encoding sensor histidine kinase KdpD translates to MESSHRSRGKLTIYLGYSPGVGKTYEMLSNGIDLYKEGVDIKIGYIEPHQRPETSALAKQLPEIKTSSRKFGSHLFHFIDVNQIVEAHPDVVLIDELAHTNISKTRHLKRYMDIEEILSHGIDVWTTLNIQHIESLSGQIALMTGIQVSERVPDQFIMSADAYEVVDISPNMLIQRLKAGKVYKKERLDTAFSNFFTYENLTELRELTLRTVADIMSQKEQQYKTKHTDVTPHIAVAVSGSIYNERVIREARRAAYKEHAKFTAIYIDTFETRSESRAQDHYVHKNLMLAKSLGAEIKVLYAQDIAKTLIDWCDNSFVTKLVLGQSEQPPWKEYFKKSLIEQINHTTHHFKLEIVPIHQIYSDKQNRDRSSRKRDNKPYQLTLSVDIVKMLTIQIVCVLLGMWIYKMDKNESSAIILLMFFIGIIVLSIWTQSYLIGFFASILNVFVFNYFFTVPRFTLEMYRFEYPITFVTSIFASIFTSGILKNLKYQHSLTERQLYRTDIMLQFNQSIKESYSTMKLLRVAGGQIHQLLKQDVTVFQIEAKKVVQSASFGVSASVHNQGTEDAETLSWVIENERRAGRLTDTFPGSKFLCIPIGTRPVKGIISIQFTDEDYIDTYDNSILDSMLNDLTLAVENVALLKQTRQSMVIAEREATRSNFLHSISHDIRTPLTSIIGNLDVVKYHNDGLDKNERAQLLTASYEEAQYLYTLVTNILSLTKLERSDIQIKRTSYLVEELLEEFEYGLVRRHQNHKVTIEEDGTFALVYTDSKLMLQVLFNLVDNALKHSESHSVITLRVHEQDSKILFEIIDNGKGIPKEERDLIFNPYYSGDYFKDNKKDSLGLGLYLVQLILKQHHSKLEYQPNEPSGSIFYFYLDKEQIEMEG, encoded by the coding sequence ATGGAAAGTTCACATAGAAGCAGAGGTAAACTCACCATTTATTTAGGCTATAGCCCTGGTGTTGGAAAGACGTATGAAATGCTATCGAACGGTATCGATCTTTATAAAGAAGGTGTAGATATTAAGATTGGCTATATTGAGCCACATCAACGTCCTGAGACAAGTGCGCTCGCTAAACAACTACCAGAAATTAAGACATCTAGCCGAAAATTTGGGAGTCATCTCTTTCATTTTATCGACGTGAATCAAATTGTTGAGGCACATCCAGATGTTGTGCTTATCGATGAGTTAGCTCATACGAATATCTCAAAAACACGACATTTAAAACGTTACATGGATATTGAAGAAATTCTTTCTCATGGTATTGATGTTTGGACGACACTTAACATTCAACACATTGAAAGTTTGAGCGGACAAATAGCGTTGATGACAGGTATCCAAGTGTCAGAACGTGTTCCGGATCAATTTATAATGTCTGCTGATGCTTACGAAGTCGTTGATATTTCGCCGAATATGTTAATTCAACGTCTCAAAGCTGGAAAGGTTTATAAAAAAGAACGTTTGGATACTGCTTTTTCCAATTTTTTCACCTATGAGAATCTGACAGAGTTACGTGAACTTACGCTAAGAACTGTTGCGGATATTATGAGTCAAAAAGAGCAACAGTATAAAACGAAGCATACGGATGTTACGCCTCATATTGCAGTAGCTGTAAGTGGAAGTATTTATAATGAACGCGTGATTCGTGAAGCAAGACGCGCTGCGTATAAAGAGCATGCAAAGTTTACCGCTATTTATATCGACACCTTTGAAACACGTTCTGAAAGTCGTGCACAAGATCACTATGTTCATAAAAATTTGATGCTTGCCAAATCACTTGGTGCTGAGATTAAGGTGTTATATGCACAAGATATTGCGAAGACCTTGATTGATTGGTGCGACAATTCATTTGTGACTAAATTGGTGCTCGGCCAGTCTGAACAACCACCTTGGAAAGAGTATTTTAAGAAGTCATTAATTGAACAGATTAATCATACTACGCATCACTTTAAATTAGAGATTGTTCCGATACATCAGATTTATTCGGATAAACAAAATCGTGACCGTAGTAGTCGTAAAAGAGATAACAAACCATATCAACTCACGTTATCAGTCGATATCGTTAAAATGTTAACTATTCAAATCGTGTGCGTGTTATTAGGAATGTGGATTTATAAGATGGATAAGAATGAGTCTAGTGCCATCATTCTTTTAATGTTCTTTATTGGTATTATCGTGCTCTCCATTTGGACGCAGTCGTATTTAATTGGTTTCTTCGCGTCGATATTAAACGTCTTCGTCTTTAACTATTTCTTTACTGTGCCGAGGTTTACGCTTGAAATGTATCGCTTTGAATATCCCATCACTTTTGTGACGAGCATATTTGCTAGCATTTTCACGAGTGGCATATTAAAAAATTTAAAATATCAACACTCTTTAACCGAACGGCAGTTATATCGTACGGATATTATGTTACAATTTAATCAATCGATTAAGGAATCATATTCGACTATGAAGCTGCTGAGAGTGGCCGGGGGTCAAATTCATCAATTATTGAAGCAGGACGTTACCGTATTTCAAATCGAAGCTAAGAAGGTGGTGCAGTCCGCGTCGTTCGGTGTTAGCGCGAGTGTGCATAACCAAGGGACTGAGGATGCTGAAACGCTGAGTTGGGTAATAGAGAACGAAAGACGTGCGGGTAGACTCACCGATACCTTCCCAGGTAGTAAATTTCTATGCATTCCTATTGGTACAAGACCAGTAAAGGGTATCATTTCGATTCAGTTTACAGATGAGGACTACATCGATACATACGACAATTCTATCTTAGATTCCATGTTAAACGATCTAACCCTTGCCGTTGAAAATGTCGCCCTACTCAAACAAACAAGACAGTCGATGGTGATAGCCGAAAGAGAAGCAACTAGATCAAACTTCTTGCACTCTATTTCACATGATATTAGAACGCCATTAACATCCATTATCGGTAACTTAGATGTAGTGAAGTATCATAATGATGGCTTAGATAAAAATGAACGAGCGCAATTGTTAACCGCTTCATACGAAGAGGCACAATATTTATATACGTTAGTCACAAATATCCTATCTTTAACAAAATTGGAGCGTTCTGATATTCAAATTAAGCGCACATCATACCTTGTAGAGGAGCTATTAGAAGAGTTTGAATATGGACTCGTGCGACGTCATCAAAATCATAAAGTCACTATTGAAGAGGATGGCACGTTCGCATTGGTTTATACCGACAGTAAATTAATGCTACAAGTTTTATTTAACTTGGTAGACAATGCGTTGAAACATTCTGAATCTCACTCTGTGATTACCCTACGTGTGCACGAACAAGATTCAAAGATATTATTTGAAATTATTGATAATGGTAAAGGTATACCTAAAGAAGAGCGGGATTTAATCTTCAATCCATATTATTCAGGGGATTACTTTAAAGATAATAAAAAAGATAGTTTGGGGCTCGGTTTGTATCTAGTTCAACTTATATTAAAACAGCATCACAGTAAATTAGAATATCAGCCCAATGAACCAAGTGGCAGTATATTTTATTTTTATTTAGATAAAGAACAAATAGAAATGGAAGGGTGA
- a CDS encoding phosphotransferase — MQKVKEGRNMISLEEDGATPYLHKVIKGPKSDALRRYYNCLKWEDLRTSAIQLNSPKLIGHDEGNLSLKYQWIENAKSLEELEQPSPNFKNKIVKAVDMLATLHLSDINDVDIDSEDQLPQRESLLYALNKYEYAGCTGAELELFSLLQQDSQLVGTVRKQSHDNDVCICHGDIRLDQFIFTDDDIWIIDFEELRRGDPSRDLAGLIGSIYFDCLLKTFTETTQETSDAKEIEEQFMERGLNYIEQIRPLIQLAYQTYLSKKMINKIHIARNIGWFLVERIMRRAKFSFRLTAIDKAILGIGREVIVFPENLIELFE, encoded by the coding sequence ATGCAAAAAGTTAAAGAAGGTCGCAATATGATTAGTCTTGAAGAAGATGGAGCAACGCCATATTTACATAAAGTAATTAAAGGACCTAAAAGTGATGCGCTCAGACGATACTATAATTGCTTGAAATGGGAAGACCTACGCACGAGCGCTATACAATTAAATTCTCCTAAGTTGATTGGCCATGATGAAGGCAATTTATCACTTAAATATCAATGGATTGAAAATGCTAAATCATTAGAAGAATTAGAACAACCTTCACCAAATTTTAAAAACAAAATTGTCAAAGCTGTAGATATGTTAGCGACATTACATTTATCTGATATCAATGATGTGGACATAGATTCAGAAGATCAATTGCCGCAACGTGAATCGTTGTTATATGCATTAAATAAATATGAATATGCCGGTTGTACGGGTGCGGAACTAGAGTTGTTTAGTTTATTGCAACAAGACTCTCAACTCGTAGGAACTGTAAGGAAGCAATCTCATGATAATGACGTTTGTATTTGTCATGGGGATATTCGTTTGGATCAGTTTATATTTACGGATGATGACATATGGATTATAGATTTTGAAGAATTGCGTAGAGGAGATCCAAGTAGAGATTTAGCGGGATTGATTGGTTCTATTTATTTCGACTGTTTATTAAAAACATTTACCGAAACGACGCAAGAAACTTCAGATGCTAAGGAGATAGAAGAGCAATTTATGGAACGAGGTCTTAATTACATTGAGCAAATCAGACCGTTAATTCAGTTAGCTTATCAAACATATTTATCTAAGAAAATGATTAATAAAATACATATTGCTCGAAACATCGGATGGTTTCTTGTGGAAAGAATTATGAGAAGAGCTAAATTTTCATTTCGTTTAACTGCCATAGATAAAGCAATACTTGGAATAGGTAGAGAAGTAATAGTGTTTCCAGAAAATCTAATAGAACTATTTGAATAA
- a CDS encoding potassium-transporting ATPase subunit F, giving the protein MITFLVFITIGIILFLFYALLWSEKF; this is encoded by the coding sequence ATGATTACATTTTTAGTCTTCATAACCATCGGAATAATTTTATTCCTATTTTATGCATTACTTTGGAGTGAAAAATTCTAG
- a CDS encoding zinc-binding alcohol dehydrogenase family protein, with protein sequence MKVLALINTNLVSEEDVTMLPDVNIAGTSIHCGLIELERPNFNENASENEHFVLVKVDAFSCNYRDKAIILKAALKMQEDASFQAPPFDYFGSDFVGRIVAKGNSVDEFEIGQRVIPNCAYPKPPFPGVAPGAVTNEASKGWLRLHKSKLIKIPEHMNNAVAAGFSIGSQTSTSMVRRVNLKQNERALVLSGRSNTSMFIINNLISKGIDTTVLTTSEWTPEEQALIKPAKLHKIDRNVQKWDEDLGEFDVIFDPYFDLHLEKAVNQMKVGGRYITCGFKNQHPDFFEYEDKNTPNHLKNIMLKVMLNNLSLIGNCIGTWEDLEKGISDYNENEFIVPIDRSYSIEEGSEFVNRTYNTRGRLGKAIMLYD encoded by the coding sequence ATGAAAGTATTAGCTTTAATTAATACCAATTTAGTATCAGAAGAAGATGTAACGATGTTACCTGATGTAAATATTGCAGGAACATCCATTCATTGTGGTTTGATTGAATTAGAACGACCAAATTTTAACGAAAATGCATCAGAAAACGAACATTTCGTATTAGTAAAAGTTGATGCTTTTTCATGTAATTACAGAGATAAAGCTATTATTTTAAAAGCCGCTTTAAAAATGCAAGAAGATGCGAGTTTTCAAGCTCCACCGTTCGATTATTTTGGTTCAGACTTTGTAGGGAGAATTGTGGCCAAAGGAAATTCAGTTGATGAATTTGAAATCGGACAACGTGTTATTCCCAATTGTGCGTATCCCAAGCCTCCTTTTCCAGGAGTGGCCCCTGGAGCAGTAACAAACGAAGCTTCAAAAGGATGGCTCAGATTACATAAATCAAAGCTCATTAAAATACCAGAACATATGAATAACGCCGTTGCAGCAGGCTTCTCAATAGGTAGTCAAACGTCAACAAGTATGGTGAGACGTGTAAATCTTAAGCAGAATGAACGTGCACTAGTTCTGAGCGGTCGATCTAATACGTCTATGTTTATTATTAATAATTTAATCAGTAAAGGAATCGATACAACAGTATTGACCACATCTGAATGGACGCCCGAGGAACAAGCACTTATTAAACCAGCTAAATTACATAAAATAGATAGGAACGTGCAGAAGTGGGATGAAGACTTAGGTGAATTTGATGTGATATTTGATCCTTATTTTGATTTGCATTTAGAAAAGGCAGTCAATCAAATGAAAGTAGGAGGACGCTACATTACATGCGGTTTTAAAAATCAGCATCCTGACTTTTTCGAATATGAAGATAAGAATACACCAAATCATCTTAAAAATATTATGTTAAAAGTTATGCTTAACAATCTGTCATTAATAGGTAACTGTATTGGAACATGGGAAGACTTAGAAAAGGGCATTTCAGACTATAATGAAAATGAATTTATTGTTCCCATCGATAGAAGTTATTCCATTGAGGAAGGCAGTGAGTTTGTTAACCGTACCTATAACACGCGAGGACGTTTAGGCAAAGCAATAATGCTATATGATTAA